The following are encoded together in the Drosophila takahashii strain IR98-3 E-12201 chromosome X, DtakHiC1v2, whole genome shotgun sequence genome:
- the LOC108070307 gene encoding uncharacterized protein F58A4.6, with protein MSDSLVICVCDYWQRCHFHNRPNREAGDSCPPASKSLRRLCIQVDAINGNYYLREFLEQKQLAESLRRQHGVQLVWLSLEPPEKDTVDYRFADILAHTLWEHIEVEHLMSWLSTLGGGFSALGEQFERCAETAGKISLQQLKIGLRLGDPFLQARCKLYFSISLIQRGQLRTAKHLIREQYAFASRNAEKDVRLVRMCLGIWQRLSYEYEQRRMRKRH; from the exons ATGTCGGACTCCCTGGTCATTTGCGTCTGCGACTACTGGCAGCGGTGCCATTTCCACAATCGTCCAAATCGCGAGGCCGGCGACTCGTGTCCTCCGGCATCGAAATCCCTGAGGAGGCTGTGCATCCAGGTGGATGCCATCAATGGCAACTACTACCTGCGCGAGTTCCTCGAGCAGAAGCAGCTGGCCGAGAGCCTGAGGAGGCAGCACGGCGTCCAGTTGGTTTGGCTGTCCCTGGAGCCGCCCGAGAAGGACACCGTCGACTATCGCTTTGCGGATATCCTGGCCCATACGCTGTGGGAGCACATCGAGGTGGAGCACCTCATGTCCTGGCTCTCCACCCTGGGCGGTGGATTCTCCGCCCTCGGCGAGCAGTTCGAGCGATGT GCGGAGACGGCCGGCAAGATCTCGCTGCAGCAGCTGAAGATCGGACTGCGACTCGGAGATCCCTTCCTGCAGGCGCGCTGCAAGCTGTACTTCAGCATCTCGCTCATTCAGCGCGGCCAGCTGCGCACGGCAAAGCATCTGATCCGAGAGCAGTACGCCTTCGCGAGCCGCAACGCCGAGAAGGATGTGCGCCTGGTGCGGATGTGCCTGGGCATTTGGCAGCGACTTAGCTACGAGTACGAGCAGCGGCGGATGCGGAAAAGGCACTAG